From one Peredibacter starrii genomic stretch:
- a CDS encoding YdeI/OmpD-associated family protein — protein sequence MTIKYFKTQQAFRTWLEKNHDKKTEIWIGFYKKDSGKTGITPAQAIDEALCFGWIDGVRQAIDELSYTNRYTPRTKKSKWSKINTENVERLIKLGYMTESGLKAIEEAKADGRWDMAYDSPKNAKAPEDFLKALKKKKRAAEFFKTLNKQNIFAIVYRLQNSKKAETRERWINKIIQMLENGEKFH from the coding sequence ATGACCATAAAATATTTCAAAACTCAGCAAGCTTTTAGAACCTGGCTCGAAAAAAATCATGATAAGAAGACCGAGATCTGGATAGGTTTCTACAAAAAAGATTCAGGGAAAACAGGTATCACCCCGGCCCAGGCGATTGATGAGGCCCTGTGCTTTGGATGGATTGATGGAGTCAGACAGGCCATTGATGAACTCAGTTACACAAACCGCTACACGCCTCGAACCAAAAAAAGCAAATGGTCTAAAATTAATACAGAAAACGTCGAGCGACTCATAAAGCTTGGATACATGACAGAATCAGGGCTTAAGGCCATTGAAGAGGCCAAGGCCGATGGACGCTGGGACATGGCCTATGATTCACCAAAAAATGCTAAGGCCCCGGAAGACTTCCTGAAAGCACTCAAAAAGAAAAAGAGGGCCGCCGAGTTTTTCAAAACACTGAACAAGCAGAATATCTTTGCCATAGTTTATCGCCTGCAGAACTCAAAGAAGGCGGAAACTCGTGAAAGGTGGATTAATAAGATCATTCAGATGCTAGAGAACGGTGAGAAGTTTCATTAG
- a CDS encoding sensor histidine kinase, translating into MERYSKFDVLYENFNTGVVIHDADTHVVSANPTALKLLGLTMEQMRGKAITDPHWRFIREDGTDMPQSEYPVGQVLSTHKSLKTFILGVVRSELSRPVWVICNAHPEFDNEGKLKYIVVNFADISEQKHIEEKLNDQLNLTRSMFDSMLDGFAVLDKNGKQLDVNPAFCQMTGFSKDEIVGTTPPFPYWPPEEYESINNAFQKTLNEDGSNFELIFMRKNGERFPVIVAPSTVKDKNNNIIMYLASVKDITLRRHAEQKVKDLAEQLSKTYALAHIGVWSWIIEPDIVIWSEEMYRMSGLDPSKPAPNYAEIAKIHAPESWERLQAAVSNCLKTGEPYQLDMEYILPDGSSRYVTAYGGAKRDASGKITELYGTTQDITEKKQAEIKLKAALKAAEDAVNIKSRFLDIAAHELRTPVSAFSLLVQLAKKKFDKGTPVDLSTLDRLKSQVDRISQLVVELLDVSRLERGVLVLRPSKSNIVGMIQQCIEEFRLREPNRRINLSAPSETIELNIDNLRVFQVISNLVDNAIKYTPEDSPIDIIVEKNPEKVRVSVKDYGEGISEEQQKVLFAPFSRGESEFADKAGGLGLGLFISREIIALHKGTIGVTSKEGSGCCFYFELPRETK; encoded by the coding sequence ATTAGGGCTTACAATGGAGCAGATGCGGGGGAAAGCAATTACTGATCCGCACTGGAGATTTATTAGAGAAGATGGAACTGACATGCCTCAGAGTGAATATCCAGTGGGGCAGGTCTTGTCCACTCACAAATCTCTCAAAACTTTTATTCTCGGTGTTGTGAGATCAGAACTATCTCGTCCTGTATGGGTCATTTGTAACGCTCATCCGGAATTCGATAATGAGGGGAAGCTGAAATATATCGTTGTTAACTTTGCCGATATCTCGGAACAAAAACACATCGAAGAAAAGCTCAACGATCAGCTGAATCTCACTCGAAGCATGTTTGATTCAATGCTCGATGGCTTCGCCGTGCTTGATAAGAACGGCAAGCAATTGGATGTAAACCCGGCCTTTTGTCAGATGACAGGGTTTTCTAAAGACGAAATTGTTGGAACAACTCCCCCGTTTCCGTACTGGCCACCTGAGGAATATGAGAGCATTAATAATGCTTTTCAAAAAACGTTGAATGAAGATGGAAGCAACTTTGAGTTAATTTTCATGCGAAAAAATGGTGAACGATTTCCCGTTATCGTTGCTCCATCTACAGTGAAAGATAAAAACAATAACATCATCATGTATCTTGCGAGTGTAAAAGACATCACACTTAGAAGACATGCTGAGCAGAAAGTGAAAGATCTGGCAGAGCAGCTGAGTAAGACCTATGCTCTTGCTCATATTGGCGTTTGGAGTTGGATCATTGAGCCTGATATTGTGATCTGGTCAGAAGAGATGTATCGCATGTCTGGACTTGATCCAAGTAAACCTGCACCAAACTATGCAGAAATCGCCAAAATTCACGCTCCCGAGAGCTGGGAGAGATTGCAGGCAGCGGTTTCGAATTGTTTAAAGACAGGTGAGCCATATCAGTTAGACATGGAATATATCCTGCCGGATGGAAGCAGTCGTTATGTTACTGCTTATGGAGGGGCCAAGAGAGATGCTTCAGGTAAGATCACTGAACTATATGGAACCACCCAAGATATCACCGAGAAGAAACAGGCCGAAATTAAATTAAAGGCCGCCCTGAAGGCAGCTGAAGATGCTGTCAATATCAAATCAAGATTCTTAGATATAGCCGCTCATGAGCTGAGAACTCCTGTGAGTGCATTCTCGCTACTCGTTCAACTTGCGAAGAAAAAATTTGATAAAGGGACGCCCGTCGATCTTTCGACCTTGGATCGTCTTAAATCACAAGTGGATCGAATCTCTCAACTCGTAGTTGAGCTTTTGGACGTTTCGAGGCTTGAGCGTGGAGTACTGGTGCTGAGGCCCTCAAAGTCGAATATCGTTGGCATGATTCAACAATGCATCGAAGAGTTCAGACTTCGTGAACCCAATCGAAGAATTAATTTATCTGCCCCAAGCGAGACCATCGAACTGAACATTGATAATCTCAGAGTTTTTCAAGTCATCTCTAATCTCGTTGATAATGCCATCAAGTACACGCCTGAGGATTCTCCCATCGATATCATTGTTGAGAAAAACCCTGAGAAGGTCAGAGTATCGGTCAAGGACTACGGGGAAGGAATTTCTGAAGAACAGCAAAAAGTTCTGTTTGCACCATTCTCCAGAGGAGAAAGTGAGTTTGCCGACAAGGCCGGTGGTCTGGGACTGGGACTATTCATTTCTCGAGAAATCATTGCTCTTCATAAAGGTACGATCGGAGTAACCAGTAAAGAGGGAAGTGGTTGTTGCTTTTATTTTGAACTTCCAAGAGAGACCAAATGA
- a CDS encoding response regulator translates to MTDSKTILIIEDEKVILHTLKDFLEVEGYDVLIAGNGLVALELLNNTPMPDLLLLDMKMPKMNGWEFARAYSENFKERAPIIVATAAVDAEQRARDVNAIDWVEKPFNLDILLEKIKKYTFQ, encoded by the coding sequence ATGACTGATTCAAAAACAATTCTTATCATTGAAGACGAAAAGGTCATTCTTCACACCTTAAAGGATTTCCTTGAGGTTGAAGGTTATGATGTTCTGATTGCGGGAAATGGCCTGGTCGCCTTGGAACTTTTGAATAACACTCCCATGCCGGATCTTCTTCTTCTTGATATGAAGATGCCGAAGATGAACGGCTGGGAATTTGCCAGGGCATATTCAGAGAATTTTAAAGAGAGGGCTCCCATTATTGTGGCAACTGCAGCGGTAGATGCTGAACAAAGGGCGAGAGACGTGAATGCAATTGATTGGGTGGAAAAACCGTTCAACCTTGATATTCTCCTGGAAAAGATAAAAAAGTATACTTTTCAATGA
- a CDS encoding putative quorum-sensing-regulated virulence factor, whose amino-acid sequence MNELEKLKLMTMPFGKYKGVPLIDLPEPYVVWFYTNGLPEGELGKLLGLLYEIKLNGLEHLIKPISR is encoded by the coding sequence ATGAATGAATTAGAAAAGCTTAAGTTAATGACTATGCCTTTTGGTAAATACAAAGGTGTTCCACTTATAGATCTCCCAGAACCTTATGTTGTTTGGTTTTATACTAATGGTCTTCCTGAAGGAGAGTTGGGGAAACTTTTAGGTCTATTATATGAGATCAAATTAAATGGACTGGAGCATCTTATTAAACCAATTAGTCGGTAA
- a CDS encoding pentapeptide repeat-containing protein, translating into MRVKLTPLNSSLQLKHRKGAKMTVEEFLDQADLEFTTIQNFNLQELDLTDRGHEGCTFSGVNFQTADLSRSRFVDCKFKNCDMSNVKISRSNFRDCKFEGSKLVGIEWSGASELSLIHFSDCELRYGNFSRLKLKRGEMINCRVRDCDFTDSDFSGSIFKECDFQGTSFGKTNLSKCDFSYSINIALNPKDNNLLDAKIPMQEALGMISMMGVKVV; encoded by the coding sequence ATGCGCGTGAAACTCACTCCGCTTAATAGTTCTTTGCAACTTAAACATCGCAAAGGAGCGAAAATGACCGTTGAAGAATTTCTAGATCAAGCCGACCTCGAATTTACGACCATTCAGAATTTCAATCTGCAGGAACTTGATCTTACCGATCGAGGCCATGAAGGTTGCACTTTTTCCGGAGTTAATTTCCAGACAGCAGATCTGTCCCGGTCAAGATTTGTAGATTGTAAATTCAAGAACTGTGACATGAGTAATGTGAAAATTTCCAGGTCCAACTTCCGTGATTGTAAATTCGAAGGATCAAAACTGGTAGGTATAGAATGGTCGGGCGCAAGTGAACTTTCTCTGATCCATTTTTCTGATTGCGAACTTCGCTATGGAAATTTTAGTCGGTTAAAGTTGAAGCGAGGAGAGATGATCAACTGCCGAGTTCGAGACTGTGATTTTACGGACAGTGACTTTTCGGGAAGTATTTTTAAGGAATGTGATTTTCAAGGAACTTCATTTGGCAAAACCAATCTTTCGAAGTGCGATTTCTCATATTCAATCAATATTGCCTTAAATCCTAAGGACAATAATCTCTTGGACGCAAAAATTCCAATGCAAGAAGCACTTGGAATGATCTCAATGATGGGTGTTAAAGTTGTATGA
- a CDS encoding sensor histidine kinase: MQFFDPYHISEKTLEEDIQKFDKLLEEMKRFVKVKSELGRIFASIHHKLNKGEYSEYILDSLFKSLDSVIPFDRIGVAILEEEGDALRIIWVKSKSKIKFLHQNYSIRVEDDLLIQQILAKNSPVIINDLEKLCVSYPQSATLNLAIKEGLKSSLICPSVVENQNIGLLFFSSNSTGTYIESHVQLFQEVAEGISLIVFHGQMKKALARSSSVEKLFKNIIHDLNNPLTVIRGYLSLLEKGERYQQLGKNSKHVYSILKRNTDSMMKTIEELVYLKKEVRQLTLTSNDIDRFLEEVEDDSISMARRKDIGFTLERDENLPRHGIFDMALIKLAILNYVSNAIKFSNPHSQIEMKVRMDWARKRLYLTVKDEGLGVPESEIQNLFTEHGKTSTKPTAGEESSGRGLANVKEVVEAHKGKVFVESHVGVGSTFGFWIPCEDSFTH; this comes from the coding sequence ATGCAGTTCTTTGATCCTTATCATATCTCAGAAAAAACACTAGAAGAGGACATTCAGAAGTTTGATAAATTGCTCGAGGAAATGAAACGATTCGTGAAGGTAAAATCGGAATTGGGTAGAATCTTCGCATCAATCCATCACAAGCTTAATAAGGGTGAGTACTCTGAGTATATCCTTGATTCACTTTTTAAAAGTCTGGATTCAGTCATTCCCTTTGACAGGATCGGGGTGGCGATTTTGGAAGAAGAGGGAGACGCACTAAGGATTATCTGGGTAAAGTCAAAATCTAAAATTAAGTTCTTGCACCAAAATTATTCGATTAGGGTCGAGGATGATTTACTCATCCAGCAAATACTAGCGAAGAACAGTCCCGTTATCATTAACGATCTGGAGAAGCTGTGTGTTTCCTATCCTCAATCTGCAACTTTAAATCTGGCCATTAAAGAAGGACTGAAATCTTCTCTTATTTGTCCTTCAGTCGTAGAAAATCAGAACATAGGACTTCTTTTTTTCTCGAGCAACTCAACAGGTACTTATATTGAATCACATGTGCAGCTCTTTCAGGAAGTGGCGGAGGGGATATCTTTAATTGTCTTCCACGGCCAAATGAAAAAGGCGCTGGCCCGAAGCTCTTCTGTGGAAAAATTATTCAAAAATATTATTCACGATCTCAATAATCCTTTGACAGTGATCAGAGGATATTTGTCTCTACTTGAAAAAGGTGAGCGGTACCAACAATTGGGAAAGAATTCGAAACACGTATATTCGATACTAAAGCGAAACACTGATTCTATGATGAAAACGATTGAGGAACTGGTCTACTTAAAGAAAGAGGTAAGACAATTAACTTTGACCTCAAATGATATCGATCGTTTTTTGGAAGAAGTGGAAGATGATTCTATTTCCATGGCCAGAAGAAAAGATATTGGATTCACACTTGAGCGAGATGAAAACCTTCCTCGGCATGGAATATTTGATATGGCCCTCATCAAGCTCGCTATTTTAAATTATGTCTCGAACGCAATCAAATTCTCGAATCCACACTCACAAATTGAAATGAAAGTTCGGATGGATTGGGCCCGTAAAAGGCTTTATCTTACTGTCAAAGATGAGGGCCTCGGAGTTCCGGAATCAGAAATACAAAATCTTTTCACTGAGCATGGAAAGACCAGTACTAAACCAACCGCCGGTGAAGAAAGTAGCGGAAGGGGTCTCGCGAATGTGAAAGAGGTCGTTGAGGCCCATAAAGGCAAAGTTTTCGTCGAAAGCCATGTAGGCGTGGGGTCGACCTTTGGTTTTTGGATCCCCTGTGAGGATTCTTTCACACATTAA
- a CDS encoding DUF4242 domain-containing protein — MLKKYIIERNLEGVGNSSEDDFRKMTGSSNEILRNLGPDIQWRESYVTGDKVYCVYLANDENILREHAKQANFPIDKISEVKTVLDPTTTGLQTFLRGTDTKEKQTEVRQ, encoded by the coding sequence ATGCTTAAGAAATATATTATTGAGAGAAATTTAGAAGGCGTCGGTAATTCATCAGAGGATGATTTTAGAAAAATGACCGGGTCTTCGAATGAAATTCTAAGAAATCTTGGCCCAGATATTCAGTGGAGAGAATCCTATGTGACAGGTGACAAGGTGTATTGTGTTTATCTTGCGAACGATGAAAACATTCTCCGTGAACACGCTAAACAGGCAAATTTTCCTATTGATAAGATCTCTGAGGTCAAGACCGTCTTGGATCCAACGACAACGGGACTTCAAACTTTTCTTAGAGGTACAGACACTAAAGAAAAACAAACCGAGGTCCGACAATAA